In Penaeus chinensis breed Huanghai No. 1 chromosome 41, ASM1920278v2, whole genome shotgun sequence, the genomic window cacacacacacacacacacacacacacacacacacaattttctctctctattcttataGAGTAAAGTAATAAGTACGTAATTAAATAAGCATATAAGCTAATAAATGAGGAAATAGATACAAAATCCATTAATTTAAGGATATGAGGAAGCTTGGGGCATTATTGAGTGACAGTGAATCAGCGTTGACACCAGGAACTCATTAGAAGAAAACAGCGGAATTAAACGCAAGAACTATAAAGAAGAGATtcaatattatttatagtattagtGCGGAGTAACTGTAGATTccagtacccccctcccccacccccaaagtTAGTGGACGACGGGCCgcgaatttttttttcccaaacgatttggagtgtgggAGCGGGGCTTAAGTCACGCGTGTGTAGAAAAAacgaattttatgggtaacttcatgatattttattaacaatcacacacgctctctctctctctctctctctctctctctctctctctctctctctctctctctctctctctctctctctctctctctctctctctctcacacacacacacacacttttctcacacacacacacacacctctctttctctctctcacacacacacacacacacacctctctttctctctcacacacacacacacacacctctctccacacacacacacacacacacacacacacacacacacacacacacacacacacacacacacacacacacacacctctctccacacacacacacacacacacacacacacacacacgcacacacacacacacacacacacacacacacacacacacctctctccacacacacacacacacacacacctctctccacacacacacactcacacacacacacacacacacacacacacacacacacacacacacacacacacacacacacacacacacacacacacacacacttctctacacacacaaacacacacacacacacacacacacacacacacacacacacacacacacacacacacacacacacacacacacacacacacacacctctctctctctctctctctctctctctctctctctctctctctctctctctctctctctctcacacacactgaaTAAGTAGTGTTTttgttcaccaccatcatcactcagtATTTTATTAGCACAGGCAGTACATCATAATTCGTGTTAAATGAGTACAGACACataattttatgggtaactaaacattattttattaacacagCTAGCGAGAGTACTTAATTCGTGATCTACGAATGCATAAAATAAGttttccgggtatctgaacattgccaattttatgaatacaaacaatataataatgcataaaaccaattttccgggtatctgaacattgccaattttattttcatatctgccTGTTGACAGTCGTGCTTGTGATGACGGTACCTGTTTCGTACGCGTGAGAAACGACGCGCTCTATAAAAAACTAGCAAGAGTgactagggagagagggagagggagagggagagggagagggagagggagagggagagagagagagagagagagagagagagagagagagagagagagggagggagggagggagggagggagggagggagagagagagagagagagagagagagagagagagagagagagagagagagagagggtgtctgtgtgagagggagagggtgtctgtgtgagagagagagagagagagagagagagagagagagagagagagagagagagagagagagagagagagagagggggtgtctgtgtgagagagagagagagagagagagagagagagagagagagagagagagagagagagagagagagagagagagagagagagagggtgtgtgtgtgagagagagagagagagagagagggtgtctgtgtgagagagagagagagagagagagggtgtctgtgtgagagagagagagagagagagagagagagggtgtctgtgtgagagagagagagagagagagagagagagagagagagagagagagagagagagagagagagagagagagagagagagagggtgtctgtgtgagagagagagagagagagagagagagagagagagagagagagagagagagagagagagagagagagagagagagagagagagagaatgtgatttgttaataatatattataattaagtctgccataaaattcgttttctctacacatgcatcacttaagccccgcccccacactccaaatcgtttgggaaaaaaaaattcgcCGACGGGCCAAGGAACTATAGTCCATTTGTAGGTATTTTTACGGAATAAAAGGTTCTTTTTGCACACAGTGTTTCATATATATCCCATATGTCAGAAACTCAGTGGTAGACGAAACCAAGTGATTTCACTTACATCAGTGAAATCACACGAAATACAGAGACTCGAGAAGTATAATATCAATTGAAAGAACCCATTAATCTCTTGGACAGTAatgatatgtatgaatgaatttatcaataatacagaaagaagaataaattaaACTGGTCGCTAGGTTTTACAGGATTAGTGACGAATACTGGGACAGAATGTTGCCATACTGATCTGAAGTTGCAACGATCAAAAATAGCATTGAATCTTCTTGAAATAAACTTTGATTGAAAGTAAAGCATCACGAAGATTGTTGTTAGggctaacaaacaaataaataaaagctatTCTACTAACCTtgacacacgtacaaatatataactaAGTCTTATACACAGGTTAAAATAAAGTGATGGTTGCACGAACTGTACTGAAGCTCAGACGTTTGAGATCGTGTTTATATGAACTGATGCGAACGCGTTTAATACCGGTAAaccaggcgagagagagagagagagacagagagacagagagacggagagacggagagacggagagacggagagacggagagacggagagacggagagacggagagacggagagacggagagacggagagacggagagacggagagacggagagacggagagacggagagacggagagacggagagacggagagacggagagacggagagacggagagacggagagagagacggaaataaaTGTGAGCCGTACATGTTAATTTTTTTTGCTTCGTCTGCAAAACTGAAAACAGACGAACCATGATGCGAACACGTTTAATATCGGAAAATCTACgtgtcgcagagagagagagagagagagagagagagagagagagagagagagagagagagagagagagagagagagagagagagagagaaagagagagaaagagagagaaagagagagagagagagagagagagagagagagagagagagagagagagagagagaaagagagagagaaagagagagagaaagagagagagaaagagagagagaaagagagagagaaagagagagagaaagagagagagaaagagagagagaaagagaaagagaaagagaaagagaaagagaaagagaaagagaaagagaaagagaaagagaaagagagagagagagagagagagatacggaaatAGATGTGAGCCGTACATGTTAAATTGTTCGCTTCGTCTGCAAAACTGAAAACAGACGAACAATAAAATTTTATATCTTGACATCCGCGTATACCAAATAGTATCCTCATAGGCAGATATCTGTTAGATATTTTATTAACAGAAAATAGCTTATTTCCATATAATACCATATAGATTATAAATTGGCGATTAATCCAATGTATTTACACGAACGCCGAACACGAACGCCAATCAGCTGATAGTTGTAAACATAAGTGACTCAAGATCATGCCAAAGTAAACAGGCTTTTGATTCTCTCGATGGAACAGGAGGAAAATtcgagatagaagagaaagaagtaggagacAAAATGAATTGTGCGCTTAAGTAGTTCCATATGGGAGTTATCTCCTGGATTTAAGGTTAAAATAACCAATGAGTCACAACATAAAGTGAGTATAAAGGGTTGCTTTCACCAATAGGTATACTGTTTgtggtaaatgtttataaaaggaccgcacccgtcccgaactccagccaacaatcttgggggatcCCGTGAGGAactgccgaccccccccccccctatctcccgaTCGCCGTCTTTCCCTAACTGACCCGGGACCCCCTTACGAtcgccctaacctaacctaacttaacctatcctatcctatcctatcctatcctatcctatcctatcctatcctatcctatcctatcctatcctatcctatcctatccaaTCCTATCCAATCCTATccaatcctatcctatcctatcctaaccTATCCTAACTTATCCTCACctatcctaacctaacctaagctaacccAAACCCAACCCACCCGATCGCCGTATTCCCCTATCAGGGGCTCCTCCCCCGGACCCCCACCCGATCCACCACGATACATTTTTGTCGTTTAACTGGAATTGGTAggcttctgcaaattaattttgatatcagtcaatgtagttttccattgcctacaacgctatgatcttaaattttctcctagtcggtgcggtccttttgtataaTTTAACCCTGTTTGTTAATATCacttctatcttttctctatGTTTAGAAGAACTATTTCTATGGTACCTTTTATTTCTTTGACAACCTGTCTTTCACAGACAAGATTTAGGATTCCTTACATAGTTTTACGATATCAGCTCAAATCTGGTATTCATTTTCAGTGCAAACTTTTGTTTTTTGAGTTatcacccccatctcccctcctatcccacaAGCTTAGGGAACTCATTGGAAAATTGGGATTTTGTATTTAGTGAGACATTCATAAAACACATTTGATGTGTACCTAActcaaaataaaatgtaaactGTACAATTGATTTTGGTATGATCTGCCTTTTGCACAGTGATTGCAACTGCATCGGTGGTTCATGGCATCATACTGTTAAGGTCATCATCTGCTTATATGCTAGCAGGATTGAGCTTGAACTGTTTCTTTATTAGATGATAAACTGTCAGTGTATCATCAATGTATATCTCATACTAAAACCAGTCCAGCAATCGTACCTATGTCTTTTCAGTACAAGAACCGATATGGGACTGACTCAGAAAGTGAATTGTGTGATGCTCTGAACAATAAGCAAAAGGAAACAATCCTTGCTTGTGATTGGCCTGTTGATTTAATAGTAGTCTTCATTGGTTATTTTCTAAAGGCAAATTGAATGTCCAGGAATATTTTCTTCCTGATGGATGATTCTGTTCTAGACAAATGTATGTCTAAACAAAATTGCATCATTCAGTTCTTTACCAATGAAGTATGAAGCAAgagtcatgttttttttgttttctttttattgtactCATACCCATACCCACTGTTTGGCTCTATCTATGTAAGTGCATTTGAATAAGTTTTCCTGAAGCTTCGAACCTGGCTTTTATTTTACCATAAGATTACATGGCCCCTTATCCTATTAAACTTCCAGGGGCCTGGTTCAGGACAGCAGCAGCAAGCAGTGTGTGCCGCTCTGCTCCCTGGCAGATCTCAAGCTACGATTCTTATGTCCTAGTGACTTACCAGAGGTGGGTCTCTCAGAGTAGACTCAGGTTCTTGTACTAGGTCCTTTTACttgatttatataaatttttactcTATATAATATCTTTGTCACAATGATTTGTGTTAAAGATACAAGAAAGTCTTGATTAATCTTAGAGAGAACTACCACTTTTTCTCTTGTGTGTTTACAGGTAAAAACACTCTGTCGCCAGTGGTTTCCTATTGAATATCCAGATGTTTGGTATGAAGACATTACGACAAATCCTCATTTTTATGCACTGGCAGCTACTCTACATATGCAAATAATTGGGCTGCTTGTGGCTGAGACCAAACCCCTATCCAAAATGAACAAAGAGGTGAAGATATTTCCTTAGTagcttatatattgtatttaatcTTAGTGTAGAGTGCGAATTCTTTATAGTtgctcttttttattgttgttgatattaaatacatttctttttaaaGTATCTCTTATTCAAGGTTATAAGTAATCTAAGGCCAGACCATGAATGAGTTTTCACAATGTATTGGTTTGCCATTGTATATACAATAGATTTGAATAACTCTCAACAGCTAATCATCAGCTATGTCATACACATCTTTCCTGGTAGGACCAAGACATACTCCCACCCTCCCTAACGGGCCAGACTCAGATAGGCTACATCCTAACCCTGGGTGTGAGTGACTCATTTCGTGGCCATGGGATTGCCTCGTTGCTGCTGGACAACTACTTGGGTCATTTGATGGCCCATGAGTCACCACAAGTACAAGCTGTCTTGCTGCATGTCCTTACCACTAATCAACGAGCCATTACCTTTTACCAGCGACGCAATTTTGTGTAAGAGCTTACTTGgacagtttttatttattcacttgttttttatgttttcccttgctattcattctttattttttgttcatctttctttctttagtttctttttctttctctctcacttctgttatatatacatatatatatatatatatatatatatatatatatatatatatatatatatatatatatatatataacagaatatatatatatatatatatatatatatgaatatatatatgtgtgtgtgtgtgtgtgtgtgtgtgtgtgtgtgtgtgtgtgtgtgtgtgtgtgtgtgtgtgtgtgtgtgtgtgtgtgtgtgtgtgtgggtgtgtgggtgtgtgcgtgtgtgtgtgtgtgtgtgtgtgagtgggtgtgtgtgtgggtgtgtgtgtctctatatataaatatatacatatatatatatatatatatatatatatatatatatatatttatatatatgtatatatatatttatatctc contains:
- the LOC125047504 gene encoding N-alpha-acetyltransferase 60-like, with product MSHNIKGLVQDSSSKQCVPLCSLADLKLRFLCPSDLPEVKTLCRQWFPIEYPDVWYEDITTNPHFYALAATLHMQIIGLLVAETKPLSKMNKEDQDILPPSLTGQTQIGYILTLGVSDSFRGHGIASLLLDNYLGHLMAHESPQVQAVLLHVLTTNQRAITFYQRRNFVKHTFLPYYYNIKGKPKDGFSYVRYINGGHPPWTLIDYFQHWTRALSVMEVCWWPVRVVAKFWGLIARSATAVMTHRLS